A window from Mogibacterium neglectum encodes these proteins:
- a CDS encoding ribose-phosphate diphosphokinase, which yields MNKVFSDLKLFTCNAHPELANEIAELMGIKVGKSTVNKFSDGEIQVSIWESVRDCDVYVVQPTCAPVNDHLMELLIMIDALKRASAGRINAVIPYYGYARQDRKAKARDPITAKLVANLIQAAGADRVISMDLHANQIQGYFDIPVDHLLGLPILTKYFKEKNLDNVVVVSPDHGSVTRARNMAERLDAPIAIVDKRRPEPNKSEIMNIIGDIDGKNCILLDDMIDTAGTICNAASALIELGAKNVYACATHGVLSGPAKERLENSPIQELVLLNTLPIDDEKKLDKMTFISVGTIFSEVITRVYQGGSVSTLFD from the coding sequence ATGAACAAGGTCTTTTCCGATCTAAAGCTTTTTACATGCAACGCACATCCAGAACTAGCAAATGAAATTGCTGAATTAATGGGGATTAAAGTTGGAAAATCAACGGTAAATAAATTCAGTGATGGAGAAATTCAGGTAAGTATTTGGGAGTCTGTAAGAGATTGCGATGTATACGTAGTACAGCCCACATGTGCACCTGTTAATGACCATTTGATGGAACTGCTTATCATGATTGATGCCCTCAAGAGGGCATCCGCAGGAAGAATCAATGCTGTGATTCCTTACTATGGATACGCAAGACAGGATAGAAAAGCGAAGGCAAGAGATCCAATTACAGCTAAGCTTGTTGCCAACTTAATTCAGGCTGCCGGAGCAGATAGGGTTATCTCGATGGACCTTCATGCTAATCAGATTCAGGGTTACTTTGATATTCCAGTTGATCATCTTCTTGGATTGCCAATACTTACAAAGTATTTCAAAGAAAAGAATCTCGACAATGTAGTCGTTGTATCACCTGACCACGGAAGTGTTACAAGAGCTAGAAACATGGCTGAAAGACTCGATGCCCCAATTGCAATTGTAGATAAGAGACGTCCAGAGCCAAACAAGAGTGAGATTATGAACATAATCGGAGATATCGATGGCAAGAATTGTATTCTCTTAGACGATATGATTGATACTGCAGGTACTATTTGTAATGCAGCAAGTGCACTGATTGAATTAGGTGCAAAAAATGTATATGCTTGCGCGACACACGGAGTTCTGTCGGGACCAGCGAAAGAGCGGCTTGAGAACAGTCCTATACAGGAACTGGTTCTTCTAAATACTTTACCGATTGATGATGAGAAGAAGTTAGACAAGATGACGTTTATCTCTGTTGGGACAATCTTCTCGGAGGTTATCACTAGAGTTTACCAGGGTGGATCCGTAAGCACTTTATTTGACTAA
- the ychF gene encoding redox-regulated ATPase YchF, with protein sequence MKLGIVGLPNVGKSTLFNAITKAGAEAANYPFCTIEPNVGVVTVPDKRLEVLTDIYKAKKTIYTTIEFCDIAGLVKGASKGEGLGNKFLGHIREVSAIVHVVRCFENDNIVHVNGHIDPLDDIDTINTELIFADLEVLERAITKLNKNMKADKTLGKQVALLERVKVWLETGKCVRAMELDDEEKEIISSMDLLTYKPVIYVANVSEDEVASEDNEYVSKVSEFASTEGAGCVKICAEIEAEMAALEDDERELFLEDLGIEESGLDKLIKASYSLLNLISYLTAGEPEVRAWTITKGTKAPQAAGKIHTDFEKGFIRAETIAYDKLIECGGSLVKAREQGLIRSEGKEYVVQDGDVIHFLFNV encoded by the coding sequence ATGAAACTAGGCATTGTGGGTCTACCTAACGTAGGCAAGAGCACACTATTTAACGCAATCACTAAGGCTGGCGCAGAAGCTGCCAACTACCCTTTCTGCACAATTGAGCCAAATGTTGGGGTTGTAACCGTTCCAGATAAAAGACTTGAGGTTCTAACAGATATCTATAAGGCAAAAAAGACAATCTATACGACTATAGAATTCTGCGATATTGCCGGACTAGTTAAAGGAGCTTCAAAAGGAGAAGGTCTTGGAAATAAATTTCTCGGTCATATCCGTGAGGTTTCTGCCATCGTTCATGTTGTAAGATGCTTTGAAAATGACAATATCGTTCACGTAAATGGTCATATTGATCCACTGGATGATATCGATACGATTAATACAGAGCTCATATTTGCCGATTTAGAGGTTTTAGAAAGAGCTATAACCAAGCTTAACAAGAATATGAAGGCTGATAAAACTCTTGGCAAGCAAGTTGCACTGCTAGAGAGAGTTAAGGTGTGGCTCGAGACAGGCAAATGTGTTCGCGCTATGGAGCTTGATGACGAAGAAAAAGAAATCATTTCATCTATGGATTTACTAACCTATAAGCCAGTAATCTACGTTGCTAATGTTTCCGAGGATGAGGTAGCTAGTGAAGATAACGAGTATGTATCCAAAGTCTCAGAATTTGCTTCTACTGAAGGTGCTGGTTGCGTGAAAATTTGTGCGGAAATCGAAGCTGAAATGGCCGCACTTGAGGATGATGAAAGAGAGTTGTTTCTTGAAGACCTAGGCATAGAGGAATCTGGTTTAGATAAGCTGATTAAAGCAAGCTATTCCCTTCTCAATCTAATATCTTACCTCACTGCTGGCGAGCCGGAAGTTAGAGCTTGGACAATTACTAAGGGGACTAAAGCGCCTCAGGCAGCTGGGAAGATACATACAGACTTTGAAAAGGGTTTTATAAGAGCTGAGACCATCGCATACGACAAACTAATTGAATGTGGTGGCAGTCTTGTAAAAGCTCGTGAGCAAGGTCTGATTAGATCCGAAGGCAAAGAATATGTTGTACAAGACGGAGATGTAATTCATTTCTTATTCAATGTATAG
- the lgt gene encoding prolipoprotein diacylglyceryl transferase → MTSPGPIAISIAGFDIRWYGILIAFGALLALFVSYKRAPRYGLSSDDVLDIALGILPLGILGARVYYIIFNWDYYSGSTSEILNIRGGGLAIHGGLILGFITAYAICKYKNISFINAADLILPSVALAQAIGRWGNFFNNEAYGTETTLPWAIIVDGKSVHPTFLYESLWCFIIFIILSFIFRHRKFPGQVACLYGLLYAPERFLVEGLRTDSLMVGFLRQAQVISIVIFIVSLTLYVYLKKRNDYNSKNNL, encoded by the coding sequence GTGACATCACCCGGACCAATTGCAATTTCAATAGCAGGTTTCGATATAAGATGGTATGGCATATTAATTGCCTTTGGCGCACTTCTTGCGCTATTTGTAAGTTACAAGCGTGCACCAAGATACGGCTTATCTTCTGACGATGTACTAGATATAGCACTAGGGATTCTTCCTTTGGGAATACTTGGAGCAAGAGTTTATTATATAATATTTAATTGGGATTATTATAGCGGGTCAACTTCTGAGATTCTAAATATTCGTGGTGGAGGTCTAGCGATACACGGTGGATTAATTTTGGGCTTTATTACGGCATATGCTATTTGTAAGTATAAGAATATTAGCTTTATTAATGCCGCCGATTTAATACTTCCTTCTGTTGCTCTAGCACAGGCAATAGGCCGCTGGGGGAATTTTTTCAATAATGAAGCGTACGGCACCGAAACCACCCTTCCATGGGCTATAATAGTAGATGGAAAATCGGTACACCCTACTTTTCTCTATGAATCGTTATGGTGTTTTATTATTTTCATCATCCTTTCATTTATCTTTAGACACAGAAAATTTCCCGGACAGGTAGCATGTCTATATGGACTGCTGTATGCGCCAGAGAGATTCTTGGTAGAAGGATTGAGAACAGACAGCTTGATGGTTGGTTTCTTAAGACAAGCTCAGGTTATCAGCATAGTCATCTTTATCGTTTCACTTACATTATATGTATATCTTAAGAAAAGGAACGATTACAATAGTAAGAATAATTTATAA
- a CDS encoding ribonuclease H-like domain-containing protein, protein MKKFTRSYNTYIYSGQIFDLYHGGLKPCIFDIETTGLSAQRGNKIILTACLIPDRKGVTITQFFAENPYEEDRVIMATMDFLKDEGVDYLITYNGLSFDIPFMKQRLEMKNLPYVLNMYEFDLYNFIRSNTDLKSQIGSLSQKNIEQYFGINSNRKDVISGRESVKLFAEYTLNQDSVIEKIILTHNREDVLQLCHLLSIIGRNNFSAALGEPDVESRYDDIHEVTYSNSNKVPNASEPHGASKSSDSNAEPIVSNHRLDAALAQTGAGLPSAGGDLTARPRLAAGCLVITGSQLRAPHKLSEETDFAINANIFPETASSISAEFIKENCSYQIKIPLEKHGNSQFLDIRKILLRAESSEDDVQIKYAELLRESDNLINDYLLLVNDGKELHREINLFSILISTQLYRNI, encoded by the coding sequence ATGAAAAAATTTACTAGATCTTACAACACTTATATTTACTCAGGACAAATATTCGATTTATATCATGGTGGGCTAAAGCCATGCATATTTGATATTGAGACAACCGGTCTCTCCGCACAGCGCGGAAATAAAATCATTCTGACAGCTTGTCTTATACCAGATAGAAAAGGCGTGACTATAACTCAATTTTTTGCTGAAAATCCATATGAGGAAGACCGTGTAATTATGGCCACAATGGATTTTTTGAAAGATGAAGGTGTAGATTATTTGATAACATATAATGGATTATCATTTGATATTCCATTTATGAAACAGAGGCTTGAGATGAAAAATCTCCCTTATGTTCTAAATATGTATGAATTTGATTTATATAATTTCATAAGATCAAATACTGACCTTAAATCCCAGATAGGTTCGTTAAGTCAGAAGAATATTGAGCAATACTTTGGCATCAACTCAAACCGAAAAGATGTAATATCTGGTAGAGAAAGCGTCAAGCTTTTTGCTGAATACACTCTTAATCAGGATTCTGTAATAGAAAAGATAATTCTCACGCATAACCGTGAGGATGTTCTCCAGCTCTGCCACCTTCTAAGTATAATAGGACGAAACAATTTCAGTGCTGCGTTAGGCGAACCTGATGTTGAATCAAGGTATGATGATATTCATGAAGTTACATACTCCAACTCAAATAAAGTGCCCAATGCAAGTGAGCCGCATGGCGCGAGTAAATCATCTGATTCAAATGCAGAGCCTATTGTTTCGAACCACCGCTTGGATGCAGCGCTGGCACAGACGGGAGCTGGGCTCCCGTCTGCTGGCGGCGATCTTACAGCAAGACCGAGGCTCGCCGCTGGCTGCCTGGTCATTACGGGCAGTCAGCTCCGTGCGCCGCACAAACTATCAGAAGAAACTGATTTTGCAATAAATGCTAATATATTCCCAGAAACGGCTTCATCTATTAGCGCGGAATTCATCAAGGAAAACTGCTCTTATCAGATAAAGATTCCACTTGAGAAGCATGGGAACTCTCAGTTTCTAGATATCAGGAAAATACTATTACGGGCTGAATCCTCAGAAGATGATGTACAGATTAAATATGCCGAATTATTAAGAGAATCTGATAACCTCATCAATGATTATCTGCTTCTAGTTAATGATGGTAAAGAACTACATCGAGAGATTAACCTTTTCTCAATCCTTATCAGCACTCAGTTATACAGGAATATTTAA
- the murC gene encoding UDP-N-acetylmuramate--L-alanine ligase → MADISKFKRIHCLGIGGVGLSAVAEILQDNGHVVSGTDINRSDITNHLSRIGIKVFYEHKAENVEDVDAIVYSNAVSDANPEIVRAKERRIPIFSRAEVLGMIMSNYKHSVAVCGTHGKTTVTSMISLILRDAKYEPTILVGGNVEEIKGNVEIGDTNYFVTEACEYMDSFLHLTPNIGVLLNIDSDHLDYFKDMDHIVKSFKEFVSNIPKKGIIIAFGENPFVKEALRGLTNVITYGYTDSNDFYAENISFDDRGFPEYDICHEGKALCHLHLGVPGEHNVLNSMAAYVTARYLGVNDDVIAGTLKNFKGTHRRFDFTGVTKKGVKIVDDYAHHPTEIKATLSAASKVKHNKLRVVFQPHTYTRTKALFEDFVDSFDHVDSLIITDIYAAREKDVYGVSSYQIVNAIKAKYPDREVYYVQDFEDIVKYLSANAENNDIVMTMGAGDVYKIGQMLLKA, encoded by the coding sequence GTGGCTGACATTTCAAAGTTCAAGAGAATTCATTGCCTAGGTATTGGCGGTGTAGGGCTATCAGCTGTTGCAGAGATATTACAGGACAATGGTCATGTAGTGAGCGGGACAGATATAAACAGATCTGATATTACTAATCACCTAAGTAGGATTGGGATTAAAGTATTTTATGAGCATAAAGCGGAGAACGTAGAGGATGTTGACGCTATAGTGTATTCTAATGCTGTATCTGATGCTAACCCTGAGATTGTTCGTGCAAAGGAAAGAAGAATCCCGATATTCTCACGCGCAGAAGTCTTGGGCATGATTATGAGCAACTATAAGCATAGTGTTGCAGTATGTGGCACACATGGAAAAACTACTGTTACATCCATGATTTCCCTTATACTGCGTGATGCGAAGTATGAACCAACAATTCTTGTCGGCGGAAATGTCGAGGAGATTAAAGGTAATGTAGAAATTGGTGACACCAACTATTTTGTTACTGAAGCCTGTGAATACATGGATAGTTTTTTACATCTTACTCCTAATATAGGTGTCCTTCTAAATATAGATTCTGATCACCTAGACTATTTTAAGGACATGGATCATATCGTTAAATCGTTTAAAGAATTTGTTTCTAACATTCCTAAGAAGGGGATTATCATAGCATTTGGAGAGAATCCTTTTGTAAAAGAAGCGCTCAGAGGACTTACTAATGTAATAACGTATGGATACACAGACAGTAACGACTTCTATGCTGAAAATATTTCGTTTGATGATAGAGGATTTCCAGAATATGATATTTGTCATGAAGGCAAAGCTCTCTGCCACCTTCATTTAGGCGTACCGGGCGAACATAACGTTCTGAATTCAATGGCTGCATATGTTACAGCGAGATATCTCGGTGTAAACGATGATGTAATTGCTGGTACACTTAAAAACTTCAAGGGAACTCACAGACGCTTTGATTTTACTGGTGTTACCAAGAAAGGCGTTAAGATAGTGGATGATTACGCACATCATCCAACGGAGATTAAGGCAACACTTTCAGCTGCTAGCAAGGTTAAGCATAATAAGCTTAGAGTTGTATTCCAACCACATACATATACTAGAACAAAGGCGCTTTTTGAAGATTTCGTGGATTCGTTCGACCATGTTGATTCACTTATCATAACGGATATCTATGCAGCTAGAGAGAAGGATGTATATGGAGTTTCTTCATACCAGATAGTAAATGCAATTAAGGCAAAGTATCCTGATAGAGAAGTTTATTACGTTCAGGATTTTGAGGATATAGTCAAGTATCTTTCTGCCAATGCAGAGAATAATGATATTGTGATGACGATGGGCGCTGGCGATGTCTATAAGATTGGTCAGATGTTGCTTAAAGCATAG
- a CDS encoding PHP domain-containing protein, with translation MLKFDMHCHTRYGSIDAKIRISEYVEMLSIKGYDGMLVTDHDSYRGYNRWKAENPDNNFRVIRGIEYDTRDAGHFIIILPDGVHLKALTMRGMKVEKLVNLVHQVGGIIGPAHPFGTRSSSAMLFKALKRNRTLVREFDFIEGFNACETETANDLSQLLAKDFNKPMFGGSDSHDYEYVGMGYTLFSDDIYSCDDLISAVHKTSLNTDSLISCGGIVRGETLKSKHAHAFYSVYAFIAYNFSLGMIYSPLRQHRVKKSLEHK, from the coding sequence TTGTTAAAATTTGATATGCATTGCCATACGAGATATGGTTCAATAGACGCCAAGATTAGAATCTCTGAATATGTTGAGATGCTTTCAATAAAAGGATATGACGGAATGCTTGTAACCGATCACGATTCTTACCGAGGATATAATCGCTGGAAAGCAGAAAATCCAGACAATAACTTCAGAGTAATCAGGGGTATCGAATATGATACTAGGGATGCTGGACATTTTATCATAATTTTGCCTGATGGAGTTCACTTAAAAGCATTAACAATGAGAGGAATGAAGGTTGAAAAGCTGGTTAATCTCGTACACCAGGTCGGAGGCATCATCGGTCCTGCTCATCCTTTTGGTACTAGGAGCTCAAGTGCGATGCTTTTTAAAGCACTTAAACGCAACAGGACTCTTGTAAGGGAGTTTGATTTTATCGAGGGTTTTAACGCTTGTGAAACTGAAACCGCAAATGACTTATCTCAGCTACTAGCTAAAGATTTCAACAAACCGATGTTTGGTGGCTCTGACTCGCACGATTATGAATACGTTGGGATGGGTTATACGCTATTTTCAGATGACATATATAGCTGCGATGATTTAATTTCGGCCGTTCATAAAACTTCATTAAACACAGATAGCTTAATAAGCTGTGGGGGTATCGTTCGTGGCGAAACCCTAAAATCTAAACATGCTCATGCATTTTATTCAGTCTATGCCTTCATAGCATATAATTTTAGTCTTGGAATGATATACTCTCCACTAAGACAACATAGAGTTAAAAAGTCGCTCGAACACAAATAA
- a CDS encoding DapH/DapD/GlmU-related protein yields MTIEEYRNYESARIESNKRRMEDDGVKFVDIYSAYIDEEVVIEEGATIAQNVTISGKSIIRAGAYIGQSSVIRAAEIGTDSTVEASYIYESKVGAKTSVGPFAYIRPGSIVGDECKVGDFVEVKNSTIGDGSKSSHLTYIGDADIGKNVNLGCGVVFVNYDGTKKYRSKIADDAFIGCNSNLVSPVEVGEGAYVAAATTVTENVPEDALCIGRSRMTTKKNWVRNRKILKKDNK; encoded by the coding sequence ATGACTATTGAGGAGTATAGGAATTACGAAAGCGCAAGGATTGAATCGAATAAACGTAGGATGGAAGATGACGGAGTTAAATTCGTAGACATCTACTCTGCATATATAGATGAAGAGGTTGTAATTGAAGAGGGGGCTACAATTGCTCAGAATGTTACAATTTCAGGCAAATCTATAATTAGAGCAGGTGCCTACATAGGACAATCTTCAGTTATTAGAGCTGCGGAGATAGGTACTGATTCTACTGTAGAAGCATCATACATATACGAGAGTAAGGTCGGGGCAAAGACTAGTGTAGGACCATTCGCTTATATCAGACCGGGAAGCATTGTCGGTGATGAGTGCAAGGTAGGTGACTTCGTTGAAGTTAAGAACTCTACAATAGGTGATGGAAGTAAGTCTTCACACTTGACATATATAGGCGATGCCGATATAGGAAAAAATGTTAATCTAGGATGCGGAGTAGTATTCGTAAATTACGATGGTACTAAAAAGTATCGTTCTAAGATTGCTGATGATGCATTTATAGGATGTAATTCGAACCTTGTTTCTCCGGTTGAAGTAGGTGAAGGGGCATATGTAGCCGCAGCGACCACAGTTACGGAGAATGTTCCGGAAGACGCCCTTTGCATAGGGAGATCGCGAATGACCACAAAGAAAAATTGGGTACGTAACCGCAAGATTTTAAAGAAAGATAATAAATAG
- the pth gene encoding aminoacyl-tRNA hydrolase, with protein MYIIAGLGNPGDKYTRTRHNMGFRVVDKLADDLNVDITKAKFKSLIGECRIGTHKVLLVKPQTYMNLSGDALREVANFYKIPSENIIIIYDDIDIPLGSIRIRKFGGPGTHNGMRSIVSQLGTTEFPRIRTGVGSGGGSLVDHVIGKVSKYENTILDETAAKAAKAAQDIIEVGIDKAMNLNNTTKKKD; from the coding sequence ATGTACATTATTGCAGGATTAGGGAATCCAGGGGATAAATACACACGGACAAGGCATAATATGGGATTTAGGGTGGTTGATAAGCTTGCGGATGATCTTAACGTTGATATCACCAAAGCTAAATTTAAGTCGCTTATTGGAGAATGCAGAATTGGCACACATAAAGTACTTCTCGTAAAGCCGCAGACATACATGAATCTTAGCGGAGACGCTTTAAGAGAGGTCGCAAATTTCTATAAAATTCCTTCGGAGAACATAATAATTATCTATGATGATATTGATATTCCTCTTGGGTCTATTAGAATTCGTAAATTTGGTGGTCCAGGAACGCATAACGGGATGAGATCAATTGTTAGTCAGCTCGGAACGACTGAGTTTCCAAGAATTAGAACTGGCGTTGGAAGTGGCGGTGGATCTTTAGTTGATCATGTGATTGGAAAAGTATCAAAGTATGAAAATACAATACTCGATGAAACGGCTGCGAAAGCAGCTAAGGCTGCGCAGGATATCATTGAGGTTGGTATTGATAAAGCCATGAATCTCAACAATACGACTAAGAAAAAGGACTAG
- the purR gene encoding pur operon repressor: MKKNKRVGSLIAELLSHPSKQYSYNQFCSKFDIAKSSLSEDITTAGEIIATEGIGRIETIQGANGGLRYVPSLSDKRLKELQMTLVNKLSDPARILGGSFLYTSDIMFDGQLTRSMGTYFAGKFANLKADYVVTVETKGISLATDVAFMMNLPLVVIRREAKYSEGSTVSINYFSGSYDRIQKMSISKRAVSPNKRAIIIDDFMRGGGSLKGVSEILSEFDIEVVGAGVAITSREPIKKKIASYLPVIYLDSIDEDANLIKASFE, from the coding sequence ATGAAGAAAAATAAGCGTGTTGGAAGCTTAATTGCTGAGCTCCTTTCTCACCCAAGCAAACAGTATTCTTATAATCAATTCTGCTCTAAATTCGATATTGCAAAATCTAGCCTAAGCGAAGATATTACAACTGCAGGCGAGATTATAGCTACGGAAGGTATCGGTAGAATCGAGACGATCCAAGGAGCAAACGGTGGATTACGATATGTACCATCACTATCAGACAAGAGGTTAAAAGAGCTACAAATGACTCTAGTAAACAAATTGTCTGATCCCGCAAGGATTCTCGGTGGAAGCTTTCTATATACCTCGGACATCATGTTCGATGGACAGCTAACACGTAGTATGGGTACTTACTTTGCAGGCAAATTTGCAAATTTAAAAGCTGATTATGTTGTAACAGTCGAGACTAAAGGAATATCATTAGCTACCGATGTAGCATTCATGATGAACCTCCCATTGGTGGTTATTAGGCGCGAAGCAAAATACTCTGAGGGTTCTACCGTGAGTATAAATTACTTCTCAGGCTCATACGATAGAATACAAAAAATGTCTATTTCAAAAAGAGCAGTTTCCCCAAATAAGCGCGCTATAATCATCGACGATTTCATGCGCGGAGGAGGAAGTCTAAAGGGTGTATCAGAAATCCTATCGGAGTTTGATATAGAAGTAGTTGGTGCGGGTGTAGCCATAACATCGAGAGAACCCATCAAGAAAAAAATTGCTTCTTACCTTCCCGTGATATACCTCGACTCAATCGATGAAGATGCGAATCTGATCAAAGCATCATTCGAATAA
- a CDS encoding L,D-transpeptidase, whose product MRNKNVVQNLADKKVSTGNRAKIIIAIIALIFICVSAFVGYRYSNATTFPKGVKIDNVDVSGLKTEEAVKKITDANNSFTIEEDGQEPKKINTSFTYDIKSAVRAKIGISSVDPRVLIENSVNYNISLKNAGGIDESAKIIGDAVPDAQGVKYTKDAYIDYNNMEIVPEVQGDSVDFTKVAKDVAEKKAADYKFNKYKINRKKLISEPKVTAESLKDEFEFAKKYISKPLYLNTITGTPYEVDQNSLAKVILYTKEGPKYSKKGAKEVAKGIAEKYAGNTLTVKTLVGDKTLYNSALKLSVDVDKTADSILNSAKNGKTGSIVTDRAASNGDGSHLEINLAGQNVKYVKNGNVVFTSSIVSGGPGHRTRTGIFKINGKMRNITLKGRNDDGSDYESPVSYWMPFDGGNGLHDATWRGAFGGGIYVSNGSHGCVNMPPSMAAQLFGIIPAGTIVYVYN is encoded by the coding sequence TTGAGAAATAAAAATGTTGTGCAAAATCTCGCTGATAAGAAAGTTAGTACTGGCAATCGAGCTAAGATAATCATTGCGATTATTGCATTGATTTTCATATGTGTGAGTGCATTTGTAGGCTACAGATACAGCAATGCGACAACCTTTCCCAAAGGAGTAAAAATCGACAATGTTGACGTATCTGGACTCAAGACCGAAGAAGCGGTAAAGAAGATCACAGATGCTAATAATTCTTTCACAATCGAAGAAGATGGACAGGAACCAAAGAAAATAAATACATCATTTACTTATGATATTAAATCAGCTGTTCGTGCTAAGATTGGAATATCCTCCGTAGACCCTAGGGTATTAATAGAAAATAGTGTTAACTATAATATCTCGCTTAAAAATGCTGGAGGTATCGATGAATCCGCCAAGATAATAGGTGATGCTGTCCCTGATGCTCAGGGTGTAAAATACACTAAAGATGCATATATTGATTACAATAATATGGAGATTGTACCAGAGGTTCAAGGAGATAGTGTTGATTTCACCAAGGTGGCTAAGGATGTTGCTGAAAAAAAAGCTGCTGATTACAAGTTTAATAAGTATAAGATCAATCGTAAGAAGCTTATATCAGAGCCTAAGGTTACGGCAGAATCTCTTAAGGATGAGTTTGAATTTGCTAAGAAGTATATTTCAAAGCCTCTTTATCTAAACACTATTACCGGAACACCTTATGAGGTAGATCAGAACTCTCTTGCAAAGGTTATACTTTATACAAAGGAAGGACCTAAGTACAGTAAAAAAGGAGCGAAGGAGGTTGCAAAGGGTATAGCAGAAAAGTATGCAGGAAATACTTTAACTGTAAAGACTCTTGTTGGTGATAAGACACTTTATAATAGTGCCCTTAAACTCAGTGTAGATGTTGACAAGACTGCGGATTCTATTCTTAATTCTGCCAAGAATGGCAAAACGGGATCAATCGTGACAGATAGAGCGGCCTCTAATGGAGATGGTTCACATCTTGAGATTAATCTTGCCGGTCAAAATGTAAAATACGTTAAGAACGGCAATGTAGTATTCACATCGTCAATTGTTTCCGGAGGTCCTGGACATAGGACGAGGACAGGAATATTCAAGATAAACGGAAAGATGCGTAATATCACGCTCAAAGGTCGTAACGATGATGGCTCAGATTACGAATCGCCTGTAAGTTATTGGATGCCTTTTGATGGTGGAAATGGTCTTCACGATGCAACCTGGAGAGGTGCATTTGGTGGGGGGATTTACGTATCTAATGGTTCTCATGGTTGCGTTAATATGCCACCTTCGATGGCTGCGCAGCTGTTTGGAATTATTCCTGCAGGGACGATAGTATACGTATACAATTAG